A region of Desulfolithobacter dissulfuricans DNA encodes the following proteins:
- the purB gene encoding adenylosuccinate lyase, with the protein MNRDVYQEPLVSRYTSREMQELFSEKFKFTTWRRCWVALAEAQHELGLSLVTREMVDELKSHIEDVDFELAAKKEKEIRHDVMAHVYAYGKQCPRAEAIIHLGATSQFVVCNTDLIIQKKALGLVKTALVNVIANLASFARKYKEMATLGFTHYQPAQPTTVGKRNTLYIQDLLMDLEYIEMLEKQLKARGAKGTVGTQATFLELFGGDHARVRELDRLVSKKLGFDTVFPVTGQTYPRKLDMKTAETLAGIGASAHKFAVDMRLLSNLKVQEEPFAKKQVGSSAMAYKRNPMRSERMTGLARKLMGLPANFAATAANQWFERTLDDSAIRRMDMAQAFLLTDAILKLYVNITSDMVVYPKQIEKYLRTELPFMATEKILMACVERGKSRQEMHEVIREHSVAAGLAVKEEGRDNDLLDRLAADERIPFDREELSGLLGNYQEFTGRATEQTEEYLDEVVQPVLEKYREMIGQVDSSLKV; encoded by the coding sequence ATGAACCGGGACGTGTACCAGGAACCCCTTGTCAGCCGGTATACCAGCCGTGAGATGCAGGAACTCTTTTCTGAAAAGTTCAAGTTCACCACCTGGCGCCGCTGCTGGGTCGCTCTGGCAGAAGCACAGCATGAACTGGGTCTTTCCCTGGTCACCAGGGAGATGGTCGACGAGCTGAAAAGTCATATCGAAGATGTGGATTTCGAGCTGGCAGCAAAAAAAGAAAAAGAGATCCGCCATGATGTCATGGCCCATGTCTATGCCTATGGCAAACAGTGTCCCAGGGCCGAGGCCATCATCCACCTGGGCGCCACCTCCCAGTTCGTGGTCTGCAATACCGACCTGATCATCCAGAAAAAGGCGCTTGGGCTGGTCAAGACAGCCCTTGTCAACGTTATAGCCAATCTGGCTTCCTTTGCCAGGAAGTACAAAGAGATGGCGACGCTGGGCTTCACCCACTACCAGCCTGCCCAGCCGACCACCGTGGGTAAACGCAACACCCTCTACATCCAGGACCTGCTCATGGATCTGGAATACATCGAGATGCTAGAAAAACAGCTCAAGGCCCGGGGCGCCAAAGGTACGGTCGGAACCCAGGCCACCTTCCTGGAACTCTTTGGCGGCGATCATGCCAGGGTGCGCGAGCTGGACCGGCTCGTTTCGAAAAAACTCGGGTTTGACACTGTTTTTCCCGTGACCGGTCAGACCTATCCCCGCAAGCTGGACATGAAGACCGCTGAAACCCTGGCTGGTATCGGGGCCTCAGCCCATAAGTTCGCGGTCGACATGCGGCTGCTCTCCAACCTGAAGGTCCAGGAAGAACCGTTTGCCAAGAAACAGGTCGGCAGCTCAGCCATGGCCTACAAGAGAAACCCCATGCGTTCCGAGCGGATGACCGGGCTGGCAAGAAAACTGATGGGCCTGCCGGCAAATTTTGCTGCCACTGCCGCCAATCAGTGGTTTGAGCGCACCCTGGACGACTCTGCCATCCGCCGCATGGACATGGCGCAGGCCTTCCTTCTCACCGATGCCATATTGAAGCTCTACGTCAATATTACAAGTGATATGGTTGTATATCCGAAACAAATTGAAAAATATCTGCGCACGGAACTTCCGTTTATGGCAACAGAGAAAATCCTCATGGCCTGTGTGGAACGGGGCAAGAGCCGCCAGGAAATGCACGAGGTCATCCGCGAACACTCTGTGGCCGCGGGTCTTGCGGTCAAGGAGGAAGGCCGGGATAATGACCTGCTGGACCGGCTGGCAGCCGATGAACGGATTCCCTTTGACCGGGAGGAACTCAGCGGCCTGCTCGGCAACTACCAGGAGTTCACCGGCCGGGCCACTGAACAGACCGAGGAATACCTGGACGAGGTGGTGCAGCCGGTACTGGAGAAGTACCGGGAGATGATCGGCCAGGTGGACTCCAGCCTCAAGGTGTAA
- a CDS encoding DUF4911 domain-containing protein: protein MTEERITELYLRIRPASIGFFKFLLEGYDGLATLSTLDRTRGLVRLMVPSSRYSELLDVVSALAPRLRNEPDNQHEN, encoded by the coding sequence GTGACAGAGGAGCGCATCACAGAGCTGTACCTGCGGATCCGTCCGGCGAGTATAGGATTCTTCAAATTCCTCCTCGAGGGGTATGACGGTCTTGCCACTCTCTCGACCCTCGATCGTACCAGGGGGCTGGTCCGGCTGATGGTCCCCTCTTCCAGGTACAGCGAACTGCTCGATGTGGTTTCGGCCCTGGCGCCCCGACTCAGGAACGAACCAGACAATCAACATGAAAATTAA
- the miaB gene encoding tRNA (N6-isopentenyl adenosine(37)-C2)-methylthiotransferase MiaB, protein MSGFVYIKTFGCQMNERDSEIMEHLLGQAGYVTTEVMEEADLVILNTCSIRAKAEQKVFSLLGHLRQLKEKKERKNKPLFIGVAGCVAQQEGERIIRRMPHVNIVVGTQQFYHLPDMLGRLQRGESTSEVATDLSSSFAIPALQEMTSPPAPSQFRKFVTIMQGCNNYCSYCVVPETRGREISRPVRDILEEVEKLVSAGVREITLLGQNVNSYGRTNQVASQDVTFSDLLRLVARTPGLERLRFTTSNPKDLSTELMRCFAEIDILCPQFHLPVQSGSNRILARMNRKYTRELYLERVADLRSFRPDIALTTDVIVGFPGESEADFEQTMDLLREVRYHGSFSFKYSDRPGTRSSGFDDKVPEEVKKERLARFQELQDEISLERNTEYVGKTVDIMVESIGREGISGRTTTNHIVHCPPLPGVGPGDTVPVRVVQAGKHSLKGDFVGPQLEAGGRK, encoded by the coding sequence ATGTCAGGATTTGTATACATCAAGACCTTTGGCTGCCAGATGAACGAGCGCGACTCGGAAATCATGGAGCACCTGCTCGGCCAGGCCGGGTACGTCACCACCGAGGTCATGGAAGAGGCTGATCTGGTCATCCTCAACACGTGCAGCATCAGGGCCAAGGCAGAACAGAAGGTCTTCAGCCTGCTGGGGCACCTCCGCCAGCTCAAGGAAAAAAAGGAAAGAAAGAATAAACCGCTGTTCATCGGGGTGGCCGGCTGCGTGGCCCAGCAGGAAGGGGAACGGATCATCAGGCGGATGCCGCACGTGAACATCGTGGTCGGCACCCAGCAGTTCTATCACCTGCCCGATATGCTTGGCCGCCTGCAGCGTGGCGAGTCCACCAGCGAGGTGGCCACCGACCTGTCGAGTTCCTTTGCCATTCCCGCGCTCCAGGAGATGACCTCCCCCCCTGCCCCGTCCCAGTTCCGCAAGTTCGTTACCATCATGCAGGGATGCAACAACTACTGCAGTTACTGCGTGGTTCCGGAAACCCGGGGCCGGGAGATCAGCCGCCCGGTGCGGGATATCCTGGAAGAAGTTGAAAAACTGGTCTCGGCCGGAGTCCGGGAAATCACCCTCCTTGGTCAGAACGTCAACTCCTATGGCCGGACCAACCAGGTGGCCAGTCAGGATGTAACGTTCAGCGATCTTTTGCGGTTGGTCGCCAGGACACCGGGCCTTGAGCGGCTGCGGTTCACCACCTCCAACCCCAAGGATCTCTCCACCGAACTGATGCGTTGTTTTGCCGAGATAGATATCCTCTGTCCCCAGTTCCACCTGCCGGTCCAGTCCGGTTCCAACCGGATTCTGGCCCGCATGAACCGCAAATATACCCGTGAACTCTACCTGGAACGGGTTGCGGACCTGCGCAGCTTTCGCCCCGATATCGCCCTGACCACCGATGTGATTGTGGGCTTTCCCGGCGAGTCCGAGGCAGACTTCGAGCAGACCATGGACCTGCTCCGGGAGGTCCGCTACCACGGATCCTTTTCCTTCAAGTATTCCGATCGACCCGGGACCCGCTCCTCGGGTTTTGACGATAAGGTTCCCGAAGAGGTCAAAAAGGAACGGTTGGCCCGCTTCCAGGAACTCCAGGACGAGATCAGCCTGGAGCGCAATACCGAATATGTTGGAAAAACTGTGGACATTATGGTTGAATCAATTGGCAGAGAAGGAATTTCCGGGAGAACGACCACAAATCACATCGTCCACTGCCCTCCCCTGCCCGGGGTCGGGCCCGGAGATACCGTTCCTGTCCGCGTCGTCCAGGCAGGCAAGCACTCGCTCAAGGGAGACTTTGTCGGGCCTCAGCTGGAAGCCGGCGGCCGGAAATAA
- a CDS encoding histidinol phosphate phosphatase domain-containing protein produces the protein MIDLHTHTFFSDGALVPAEHLRRVEVLGYEAVAITDHADSSNLDFIIPRIVKAAQDLSPLSSTRLIPGIELTHVPPELIGPLTARARELGARIVVVHGETPVEPVKPGTNRAALEAGVELLAHPGFISEEDAALAAEKGIFLELSGRKGHSLTNGHVARMAEKTGALLAVNADAHEPGDFLTSEMARKVALGAGLSEERYKKLRRDMAELVDCLK, from the coding sequence ATGATTGATCTGCACACCCACACCTTTTTCAGCGACGGCGCCCTGGTACCGGCCGAGCATCTGCGCCGGGTCGAGGTTCTTGGTTATGAAGCTGTGGCCATTACCGACCACGCCGACTCGTCCAACCTGGACTTCATCATTCCACGGATTGTCAAGGCCGCCCAGGACCTGAGTCCCCTCTCCAGTACCCGCCTGATTCCAGGTATCGAGCTGACCCATGTCCCCCCTGAACTCATTGGCCCGCTTACCGCCCGGGCCCGGGAACTGGGAGCCCGGATCGTGGTTGTCCATGGCGAAACCCCTGTGGAACCGGTGAAACCGGGCACCAACCGGGCCGCCCTGGAGGCCGGAGTGGAACTGCTGGCCCATCCGGGTTTCATCTCTGAAGAGGATGCCGCCCTGGCGGCGGAAAAGGGCATTTTCCTGGAACTCTCCGGCCGCAAGGGACACAGCCTGACCAACGGTCACGTGGCCAGGATGGCGGAGAAGACCGGCGCACTCCTGGCCGTCAATGCCGATGCCCACGAGCCCGGTGACTTCCTCACCAGCGAGATGGCGAGAAAAGTCGCCCTTGGAGCCGGCCTTTCCGAGGAACGCTACAAGAAGCTGCGCCGGGACATGGCCGAGCTCGTTGATTGCCTGAAATAA
- a CDS encoding HD-GYP domain-containing protein, which yields MKPQKKQRKILVVEDDISQRMLLKMALEATGFQVIEAANGSEAIGFFESDVDIRFVITDLNMPLMDGFELISEVRRKERRYTYLIVLTNRDNKESVTRALRAGADDYLTKPVCQDELNLRLTAGERLLRLESQEELILSMAKLAEYRSQETGFHLERVQYYTRLLAMDIHGHHPEQKLSVSMADEIARVSPLHDLGKVSIPDHVLHKPGRLTDEEFAMMQKHTVFGGSILLELYEKTHDNYLLVAYQVAMYHHEKWDGSGYPHGLKGEDIPLAARIVALADVYDAVSSNRCYKKCMDHNLARSILCNGRGTHFDPMVVDAFLRQENVWLTIREKYVDEDHVQ from the coding sequence ATGAAGCCACAGAAGAAACAGCGAAAAATACTTGTCGTCGAGGATGACATCTCCCAGCGCATGCTGTTGAAAATGGCCCTGGAAGCCACCGGTTTCCAGGTCATCGAGGCGGCCAATGGCAGCGAAGCCATTGGGTTCTTTGAAAGCGATGTCGATATCCGCTTTGTCATAACCGATCTCAACATGCCGCTGATGGACGGTTTTGAACTGATAAGCGAAGTCCGACGCAAGGAGCGGCGCTACACGTACCTCATTGTTCTGACCAACAGGGACAACAAGGAAAGCGTCACCAGGGCCCTTCGGGCCGGGGCCGACGACTACCTCACCAAGCCGGTATGCCAGGACGAACTGAATCTCCGGTTGACCGCCGGCGAACGGCTGCTTCGCCTGGAAAGCCAGGAAGAACTCATCCTCTCCATGGCCAAACTGGCCGAATACCGGAGCCAGGAAACCGGCTTTCATCTGGAAAGAGTCCAGTACTACACCCGCCTGCTGGCCATGGACATCCATGGTCATCATCCCGAGCAGAAGCTTTCGGTATCCATGGCCGACGAGATAGCCCGGGTCAGCCCCCTCCATGATCTCGGCAAGGTCTCCATCCCGGACCATGTGCTCCACAAACCCGGCCGTCTGACCGATGAAGAATTCGCAATGATGCAGAAGCACACGGTCTTCGGGGGTTCCATTCTGCTTGAGCTGTACGAGAAAACCCATGACAATTACCTGCTGGTAGCCTACCAGGTGGCCATGTACCATCATGAGAAATGGGACGGCAGCGGCTATCCGCACGGACTCAAAGGCGAAGATATTCCGCTGGCGGCCCGCATCGTTGCCTTGGCCGATGTGTATGACGCGGTGAGCAGTAACCGCTGCTATAAAAAATGCATGGACCACAACCTGGCCAGATCCATCCTGTGCAACGGCCGGGGCACTCATTTCGACCCCATGGTTGTCGATGCCTTTCTCCGTCAGGAAAATGTGTGGTTGACGATTCGGGAAAAATATGTCGATGAAGACCATGTTCAATGA
- a CDS encoding PAS domain S-box protein codes for MKKSSPIVYGSVLAVVTLIIAALIFIGKINRQRQAREIDVYQQFVEFETKGLLGRFEQLRTLNHLLTSDPTILDTLGRYKKGLTPDSGAIDTIDTLLHNIAQIQHVSTAYLLDTSGTCVFSSHPSFIGHDYSFRPYFTQALTRDHAIYVAREITSHQLGIYLAHPIAAGENVLGVAVLKIDPAFFDVSPIFSFTVLPLDQNQLRVGLVTEQGVFVDILGNTLHAMETLDPEQIKQLEISRQFPVKSIQNLSFPPGTWATVKRSGFLQQSAGGQQYYLFARPLGTTGLFFVHMAESAWFHSAVQPISGFYKALLLVFAFMLVIACALIYLFDKRHRTILEQSTVLAESEDKLRLFSKAVEQSGNSIIITDSRGDIIYVNPHFTRVTGYTLAEVRGKNPRVLKSGSQDSSVHQELWQTLTRGETWKGVLHNKKKNGELYWEEATISPIFGSDGETTHYIAIKEDISDRVALTQQLREEKEKLQLIVEHAGLGIAIIIERHISWVNQAGVDLFGYDSVDEVIGKSVMLIHASEEVFQQVGRQAYKQLSQENTVFKTEIRMRKKDGSLFWAAITGKALDHKRPDQAVIWIVEDIDQRKKDEEQLKQAKREAEEANAMKSRLLANISHDIRTPLHGILGTFSLLQAQPLGKEQEKLVITGNRAAEFLLNLLNNLLDLSKIEAGQLVLDNYPFSIRELLGEVGEILAGQFSQKSVAYRYQVASSIPEILIGDALRIKQIFINLVGNSLKFTEQGSVNVSVAGEREEDGNILLTCQVRDTGIGIAADRQERLFEAFTQADNSITRQFGGSGLGLSICRELCTLMGGRIWFESREGKGTTFYFTLRCTIASDQSLDRDMVESNESAPSLPKSPLAILIVDDNEANQDILRMMLERDGHRVHIAANGLLALEKLVDSSYDLIFMDMQMPVMDGLTATRLIRECEAGLQPDKARLVDPELLGTLSRSLRHTYTPIVALTANALQDDKRRCEEAGMDSYLIKPFQREQLLHILADFAPAPAPGSGDAEQTGAGHPIPDLDVLKGFIRERYPFSEEQITTLVTTTIETISGDLELLARHAGAGEMKEIGALAHKIKGSALNMGLEYLARGLSCLEEAAAEGDSGTCQRTLRDLELWWYRFSHQLDQNR; via the coding sequence ATGAAAAAATCATCACCCATTGTCTACGGCTCCGTTCTGGCCGTGGTGACCCTCATTATCGCCGCCCTGATCTTTATCGGCAAGATCAACCGCCAGAGACAAGCCCGCGAGATTGATGTCTACCAGCAATTCGTGGAATTTGAGACCAAGGGACTCCTGGGCCGCTTCGAACAGCTCCGGACCCTCAACCACCTGCTCACCAGTGACCCGACGATTCTCGATACCCTGGGCCGGTACAAGAAAGGACTTACTCCCGATTCGGGCGCCATCGACACCATTGACACCCTGCTCCACAATATTGCCCAGATCCAGCATGTTTCCACCGCCTACCTGCTCGATACCTCCGGGACCTGCGTATTTTCCAGCCACCCGAGTTTTATCGGCCATGATTACAGCTTCCGGCCCTACTTCACCCAGGCCCTGACCAGGGACCATGCGATCTATGTGGCCCGAGAGATAACCTCCCACCAGCTCGGAATCTATCTCGCCCACCCTATAGCCGCCGGCGAGAACGTCCTCGGGGTCGCGGTATTGAAAATCGATCCGGCCTTTTTTGATGTATCCCCGATTTTTTCCTTCACCGTCCTGCCGCTGGACCAGAACCAGCTCCGCGTGGGGTTGGTGACGGAGCAGGGTGTTTTTGTCGATATCCTCGGCAATACCCTGCATGCCATGGAAACTCTGGACCCTGAACAGATAAAACAGCTCGAAATCTCCAGGCAGTTTCCGGTCAAGTCCATCCAGAATCTTTCCTTTCCTCCCGGAACCTGGGCCACGGTCAAGCGGTCCGGTTTTTTGCAACAGTCGGCCGGTGGCCAGCAATACTATCTCTTTGCCCGCCCGCTCGGTACCACCGGGCTCTTTTTTGTCCACATGGCCGAGAGCGCCTGGTTCCACAGCGCGGTCCAGCCCATCTCCGGTTTTTACAAGGCTCTGCTCCTGGTTTTTGCCTTCATGCTGGTCATTGCCTGCGCGCTGATCTATCTCTTTGACAAACGCCACCGGACAATCCTCGAACAGTCCACCGTCCTGGCCGAGAGCGAAGATAAACTGCGGCTCTTCTCCAAGGCCGTCGAACAAAGTGGCAACAGCATCATCATCACCGACAGCCGGGGCGACATCATCTACGTCAATCCCCATTTCACTCGGGTAACAGGATATACCCTTGCGGAAGTGCGCGGAAAAAACCCGCGGGTGCTGAAGTCGGGCTCCCAGGATTCCTCGGTCCACCAGGAGCTGTGGCAGACCCTGACGCGGGGCGAGACCTGGAAAGGAGTCCTCCACAATAAAAAGAAGAACGGGGAGCTCTACTGGGAGGAGGCCACTATCTCGCCGATCTTTGGCTCGGATGGCGAGACGACCCATTATATCGCTATAAAAGAAGATATCTCTGACCGCGTTGCCCTGACCCAGCAGCTGCGCGAGGAAAAGGAAAAACTGCAGTTGATCGTCGAGCATGCCGGCCTTGGTATCGCTATCATTATTGAAAGACACATAAGCTGGGTTAACCAGGCCGGCGTGGACCTGTTCGGCTACGATTCGGTAGATGAGGTAATCGGGAAATCAGTCATGCTCATCCATGCCAGCGAAGAAGTTTTCCAGCAGGTTGGCAGACAGGCCTACAAACAACTTTCTCAGGAAAATACGGTCTTTAAAACAGAGATTCGTATGCGGAAAAAAGACGGCTCGCTTTTCTGGGCCGCGATCACCGGCAAGGCCCTGGACCATAAGAGACCGGACCAGGCTGTTATCTGGATTGTCGAGGATATCGATCAACGAAAGAAGGACGAAGAACAGCTGAAACAGGCAAAGAGGGAAGCGGAAGAGGCCAACGCCATGAAAAGCAGGCTTCTGGCCAACATCAGTCACGATATCCGGACGCCTCTTCATGGGATACTGGGCACCTTTTCCCTGCTTCAGGCCCAGCCGCTTGGCAAGGAACAGGAAAAGCTGGTTATCACCGGCAACCGGGCGGCCGAGTTCCTTCTCAACCTGCTCAACAACCTGCTGGATCTTTCCAAGATCGAGGCCGGACAGCTGGTGCTGGATAACTATCCCTTCAGCATCAGGGAACTGCTGGGCGAGGTCGGAGAAATCCTCGCCGGTCAGTTCAGCCAGAAATCCGTCGCCTACCGCTACCAGGTTGCCAGCTCCATTCCCGAGATCCTCATCGGTGATGCCCTGCGGATAAAACAGATCTTCATCAATCTGGTCGGCAACAGTCTCAAGTTCACCGAGCAGGGCTCGGTGAACGTCTCGGTGGCAGGAGAAAGAGAGGAGGACGGCAACATCCTCCTCACCTGCCAGGTCCGGGATACCGGCATCGGTATTGCGGCCGACAGGCAGGAACGACTTTTCGAGGCCTTCACCCAGGCTGACAATTCCATTACCAGGCAGTTCGGCGGCTCGGGTCTGGGTCTGTCCATATGCCGGGAACTGTGTACCCTCATGGGCGGCAGGATCTGGTTTGAGAGCAGGGAGGGCAAAGGCACCACATTCTACTTCACCCTGCGTTGCACCATCGCCAGCGACCAGAGCCTCGACAGGGACATGGTCGAGAGCAACGAGTCGGCCCCGAGCCTCCCGAAGTCCCCGCTGGCCATTTTGATTGTCGACGACAATGAGGCCAATCAGGATATCCTGCGCATGATGCTCGAGCGCGATGGCCACCGGGTCCACATCGCCGCAAATGGCCTGCTTGCCCTGGAAAAGCTGGTCGACTCCTCCTATGACCTCATCTTCATGGACATGCAGATGCCGGTCATGGACGGACTGACCGCAACGCGGCTGATCCGCGAATGCGAGGCCGGCCTCCAGCCTGATAAAGCCAGACTGGTGGACCCGGAACTCCTGGGCACCCTCAGCCGATCCCTGCGCCACACCTATACACCCATCGTCGCCCTGACGGCCAATGCCCTCCAGGACGACAAGCGACGCTGTGAGGAGGCGGGGATGGATAGTTACCTGATCAAGCCGTTTCAGCGCGAGCAGCTGCTCCACATCCTGGCCGATTTTGCCCCTGCACCGGCCCCGGGAAGCGGTGACGCCGAGCAGACCGGCGCTGGTCACCCCATACCCGATCTTGACGTACTCAAGGGATTCATCCGCGAGCGCTACCCCTTTTCAGAAGAGCAGATCACCACCCTGGTCACCACCACCATCGAGACCATCTCAGGCGACCTGGAACTGCTGGCCCGCCATGCCGGGGCCGGGGAGATGAAAGAAATCGGGGCGCTGGCGCACAAGATAAAGGGGTCGGCCCTCAACATGGGACTGGAGTATCTTGCCCGGGGACTGAGCTGCCTGGAAGAGGCCGCCGCAGAGGGGGACAGCGGAACCTGTCAACGAACACTTCGCGATCTTGAGCTCTGGTGGTACAGGTTCAGCCACCAGCTCGACCAGAATAGATAG